The following are from one region of the Lacinutrix sp. Bg11-31 genome:
- a CDS encoding septum formation inhibitor Maf: MKTKYKILGCLIIGFFSIVMSCTNKESKDIALSTAKTENKTTSTTKAFQPNKDFNAYWYTGEAEISSYNLEQSRYGETRNGTAVLIYVTEPFLEKKQVKADNNNASNISVLKLNRTKNFTTGIYPYSIMQSTFYPIANNQHAIKVSCSIQEWCGHVYTQLNNREQFEIDSHSYFENQADSNFNLDKNVLENELWTQLRIDPKSLPTGTVKIIPSLEFIRLKHDPLKAYEVSATLNTGSYILNYLSLKRKLTINFNPEFPYEILNWEENINGAITKATRLKTIKSAYWNKKSKKDEALRETLLLQ; this comes from the coding sequence ATGAAAACAAAATATAAAATCCTTGGTTGTTTAATTATCGGTTTCTTTTCTATTGTTATGTCTTGTACCAATAAAGAATCTAAAGACATAGCACTTTCTACTGCAAAAACTGAAAACAAAACAACTTCTACAACGAAAGCGTTTCAGCCTAATAAAGATTTTAATGCATATTGGTATACTGGAGAAGCAGAAATTTCGTCTTATAATTTAGAGCAATCACGTTATGGAGAAACAAGAAATGGAACTGCTGTTTTAATATATGTAACAGAACCTTTTTTAGAAAAAAAACAAGTTAAAGCAGATAACAATAATGCTTCAAACATTAGTGTTTTAAAACTAAATAGAACTAAGAATTTTACTACTGGTATCTATCCTTATTCTATTATGCAGAGTACATTTTATCCTATTGCAAATAACCAACATGCAATAAAAGTAAGTTGTTCTATTCAAGAATGGTGTGGTCATGTTTACACACAACTAAATAACCGCGAACAGTTTGAAATAGACTCTCACTCCTACTTTGAAAACCAAGCAGACAGCAATTTTAATTTAGATAAAAACGTTTTAGAAAACGAGCTTTGGACACAATTACGTATTGACCCAAAAAGTCTACCAACAGGAACAGTTAAAATTATTCCATCTTTAGAATTTATTCGTTTAAAACATGATCCTTTAAAAGCATACGAAGTTTCTGCTACTTTAAATACAGGAAGCTATATACTTAATTACCTAAGCTTAAAGCGTAAACTTACCATTAATTTTAACCCAGAGTTTCCTTACGAAATACTAAATTGGGAAGAAAACATTAATGGTGCAATTACTAAAGCAACTAGATTAAAAACAATAAAATCTGCTTACTGGAATAAAAAAAGCAAGAAGGACGAAGCGTTAAGAGAAACACTTTTATTACAATAA
- a CDS encoding Maf family nucleotide pyrophosphatase: MLNEKLKNRHIILASGSPRRQEFFKNLGLDFEIRLKNIEEIYPPELTHSQISDYLAELKSLPFIEELKDKDILVTSDTIVWHKDIALGKPKDNDEAFAMLKSLSDATHEVITSICIRTKSYKKTVNAVTKVTFKAFTDNELWYYINTCSPLDKAGAYGIQEWIGQIGVVSMEGSYFNVMGLPTHLLYKMLNTIADDY; the protein is encoded by the coding sequence ATGCTAAACGAAAAACTTAAGAATCGACATATTATTCTAGCCTCAGGATCTCCTAGGCGTCAGGAATTTTTCAAAAATTTAGGTTTAGATTTTGAAATAAGACTTAAAAATATTGAAGAAATCTATCCTCCAGAATTAACACATTCTCAAATTAGTGATTACTTAGCCGAACTAAAATCTCTACCATTTATTGAAGAACTAAAAGATAAAGATATCTTAGTAACAAGCGACACTATAGTTTGGCACAAAGACATTGCTTTAGGCAAACCAAAAGATAATGATGAAGCATTTGCTATGCTAAAATCTTTAAGCGATGCTACTCACGAAGTTATCACTTCAATTTGCATACGTACTAAATCCTATAAAAAAACGGTTAACGCTGTAACAAAGGTTACTTTTAAGGCATTTACAGACAACGAGCTTTGGTATTACATAAATACGTGTTCACCTTTAGATAAAGCTGGTGCTTATGGTATTCAAGAATGGATTGGACAAATTGGTGTTGTTAGCATGGAAGGTTCTTATTTTAACGTTATGGGCTTACCAACACACTTACTTTACAAAATGTTAAATACTATTGCCGACGATTATTAG
- a CDS encoding geranylgeranylglycerol-phosphate geranylgeranyltransferase — protein MNLLNLIRWKNLLMIAVVQLLIKYALFPTFIIDTTLSPLNFFLLIIATVSIAAGGYIINDIYDIETDTINKPNKIIIGKKITESTANKLYILFTFIGVCLGFYLSHKVGKPPFFGLFVIIAAALYVYASYLKQIAIAGNIIVSILVALSLLIVGIFELIPAMTIQNETVQSTMLEILTDFAVFAFLINFIREIVKDIQDVDGDHKAGMQTLPILFGKTRTSKVTMVLTLITIAIILYYITTFLYMHVGAIAYFLIAVIGPLIYISIKMFTAENNAQFKHISLMLKIVMITGMLSMVLYRLIF, from the coding sequence TTGAATTTACTAAACTTAATCCGCTGGAAAAATTTATTAATGATTGCTGTTGTGCAACTATTAATTAAATATGCATTATTTCCTACTTTTATAATAGACACAACCTTAAGTCCTTTAAATTTCTTTTTATTAATAATTGCAACTGTTTCTATTGCTGCAGGTGGTTATATTATTAACGATATTTATGATATTGAAACTGATACTATAAACAAGCCTAACAAAATAATTATAGGTAAAAAAATAACAGAAAGTACTGCAAATAAATTATACATACTATTCACTTTTATTGGTGTTTGTTTAGGTTTTTATTTATCTCATAAAGTAGGTAAGCCTCCATTTTTTGGGCTATTTGTTATTATTGCAGCAGCGCTTTATGTGTATGCATCATATTTAAAACAAATTGCCATTGCTGGTAATATTATAGTGTCAATATTAGTGGCACTTAGTTTACTAATTGTTGGTATTTTCGAACTTATACCTGCAATGACTATTCAAAACGAAACTGTACAGTCTACAATGCTTGAGATATTAACCGATTTTGCTGTTTTTGCTTTTTTAATCAATTTTATACGCGAAATAGTAAAGGATATTCAAGATGTAGATGGAGACCATAAAGCAGGTATGCAAACCTTACCTATTCTATTTGGTAAAACGCGAACTTCTAAAGTAACAATGGTCTTAACCTTAATTACCATTGCTATAATTTTATACTATATAACAACATTCTTATACATGCATGTAGGAGCAATAGCCTATTTTCTAATTGCTGTTATTGGTCCATTAATTTACATTTCTATTAAAATGTTTACCGCAGAAAATAATGCACAATTTAAACACATTAGCTTAATGCTTAAAATAGTAATGATAACAGGAATGCTATCTATGGTGCTTTACAGATTAATTTTTTAA
- a CDS encoding HAD family hydrolase, with protein MANDKSYKEYLVNINTFIFDVDGVLTDGSLTITSTGDMLRTMNVKDGYALKQALNKGYNVCIISGGTNEGVRKRLENLGFTDVFLGAHDKLVPFKKYLTNKNIKQENVLYMGDDIPDIPVMRLVGLATCPQDAVQEVKQISKYISHKKGGKGCVRDVIEQVLKVKNDWNTYFDASI; from the coding sequence ATGGCAAACGATAAGAGTTATAAAGAATATTTAGTAAACATCAACACTTTTATTTTTGATGTTGATGGCGTTTTAACAGATGGTTCGCTAACTATTACTTCTACAGGAGATATGTTAAGAACCATGAATGTTAAAGATGGTTATGCGCTTAAACAAGCGTTAAACAAAGGTTATAACGTTTGTATTATTTCTGGAGGTACTAACGAAGGTGTTAGAAAACGCTTAGAAAACTTAGGCTTTACAGATGTTTTTTTAGGAGCACACGATAAATTAGTGCCTTTTAAAAAATACCTAACCAATAAAAATATAAAACAAGAAAACGTGTTATATATGGGAGACGATATTCCAGATATTCCTGTTATGAGATTAGTAGGTTTAGCTACTTGCCCTCAAGATGCTGTACAGGAAGTGAAGCAAATTTCAAAATATATTTCGCATAAAAAAGGAGGAAAAGGCTGTGTTCGCGATGTTATTGAACAAGTTTTAAAGGTGAAAAATGATTGGAATACTTATTTTGATGCCTCGATTTAA
- a CDS encoding Rossmann-like and DUF2520 domain-containing protein, protein MISVVLLGAGNVATHLFKAFYASEEVEIKQWYNRSLKTIDKYKNKVKVTDDLSSLVEADVYILAVSDDAIEDLSKQLPFEDRLVVHTSGSTSLYAVDMKQKRGVFYPLQTFSKAADLDFTDVPICIEALKKVDLPILKKLAEAIGSKSHKVNSDQRQALHLAAVFVNNFTNQLYRIAHEVTEMNGAEFDILKPLIKETANKIESLSPYLAQTGPAMRDDKKTIKRHLKQLENEQHKAVYELLTKSIKKTHGKR, encoded by the coding sequence ATGATTTCAGTAGTACTTTTAGGCGCAGGAAATGTAGCCACTCACCTATTTAAAGCTTTTTATGCTTCGGAAGAAGTTGAAATAAAACAATGGTATAATCGTAGTTTAAAGACGATTGACAAGTATAAAAACAAGGTTAAAGTTACCGATGATTTATCGTCGTTAGTTGAAGCTGATGTTTATATTCTTGCAGTTAGCGATGATGCAATAGAAGATTTATCGAAGCAATTACCTTTTGAAGACAGATTAGTTGTCCATACATCTGGTAGCACAAGTTTGTATGCTGTAGATATGAAACAAAAACGAGGTGTTTTTTACCCTTTACAAACGTTTTCTAAAGCTGCAGATCTTGATTTTACAGATGTTCCTATTTGTATTGAAGCCTTAAAGAAAGTCGATTTACCAATTCTTAAAAAGTTAGCCGAAGCTATTGGTAGCAAAAGCCACAAGGTAAATAGCGACCAACGTCAAGCTTTACATTTGGCAGCCGTTTTTGTAAATAACTTTACAAATCAATTATATAGAATTGCTCACGAAGTTACAGAAATGAATGGTGCAGAATTCGATATTTTAAAACCATTAATAAAAGAGACCGCTAATAAAATAGAATCTCTTTCTCCTTATCTCGCGCAAACTGGACCAGCAATGCGTGACGATAAGAAAACAATAAAAAGACATTTAAAACAACTAGAAAACGAGCAACACAAAGCCGTTTACGAGTTGTTAACCAAATCTATAAAAAAGACACATGGCAAACGATAA
- a CDS encoding group III truncated hemoglobin: protein MEKKDINTREDLALLVDSFYIKIRKDETLGPIFNNAITDWDKHLNHLTTFWESSLFFSRKLEHKYIGNPLEVHAKVDKENNNSITELHFGIWLNYWMQTIDELFLGEVADNAKRRARKMGSFMYLKIFEARANK, encoded by the coding sequence ATGGAGAAAAAAGATATAAATACTCGTGAAGATCTAGCGTTATTAGTAGATTCATTTTATATTAAAATAAGAAAAGATGAGACTTTAGGTCCAATTTTTAATAATGCCATTACGGATTGGGATAAACACCTAAATCATTTAACCACTTTTTGGGAATCTAGCTTGTTTTTTTCTAGAAAACTAGAGCATAAATACATAGGAAATCCTCTAGAAGTACACGCAAAAGTAGATAAGGAGAATAATAATAGTATTACAGAACTTCATTTTGGGATTTGGTTAAATTATTGGATGCAAACCATAGACGAATTGTTTCTTGGTGAAGTAGCAGATAATGCTAAACGTCGTGCTCGAAAAATGGGTTCATTTATGTACTTAAAAATATTTGAAGCACGTGCTAATAAATAA